The region GACGTTTTTTTCGCGACCGTTACGCGCGCGTGCACGCGACCGACGGACTCGTCCACCAGGTTGGCGTACTCGACCGCAATCTCCGGGATCAGCATCTGCCGCCGGTTGCGCAGCAGTGCCCGGAGAAACTCCAGGAACAGCTTCGGCACGCGGTCCTGCACGGCCTTGGTGATGACCTCGTTTTTCTGCGCCGCGCTCACCCGCGGCGATTCCAGAAAGCGCCGCAGCGTGGTGTCCTGCTCGACCGCCGCGGCGAAGTCGCTGATCATCTTCGCCCAGCCGTCCAGATCCTTCGCCTTCCTCGCTAACGCGAGCAGCGCCTCGGCGTAGTTGCGCGCGATGCTGGAGTCGCGCATCAGCGGCTCGCGCGGTCCGGCTTGGACGCCGGGATCGAAGCCAGGAACGTCTCGACGATCTTCCGGTTGGCGTCGCTGTCCAGGTTGCGCTCGATCACCTTCTCGGCGCCCGAGATGGCGAGCTCCACCGCCTCGCGCCTGAGCTGCGCGATCGCGCGATCGCGCTCCGCCTCGATCTCCCGCCGCGCGCGCTCCAGCATTTCCTGCTGCTCGGCCTTGGTCTCCTCCAGCATGTGCGCGCGAACTTTCT is a window of Gemmatimonadaceae bacterium DNA encoding:
- a CDS encoding F0F1 ATP synthase subunit delta, coding for MRDSSIARNYAEALLALARKAKDLDGWAKMISDFAAAVEQDTTLRRFLESPRVSAAQKNEVITKAVQDRVPKLFLEFLRALLRNRRQMLIPEIAVEYANLVDESVGRVHARVTVAKKTSADENNVIARELSRAVGKEVVPHMSVNPAILGGVVVRIGDTVMDGSVRRRLSTLRRRMLR